In one Bacillus sp. PK3_68 genomic region, the following are encoded:
- a CDS encoding TetR family transcriptional regulator, with product MRVKSDGKYNKILQAAIEVISEKGLDQTSITDIVKRAGVAQGTFYLYFPSKKDLIPAIAEDLLSLTLEKIKSETKRINGFWQIMRTLIDETFELTKSYKEVIILCYSGLAIVHSMEKWETIYTPYYDWLEEVLQSAASKGEIIADIDINWTARLIINLIENAAERFYIAEEKRDLAACKEETFSFLQRSLSR from the coding sequence ATGCGGGTAAAAAGTGATGGCAAATACAATAAAATTCTTCAGGCAGCAATCGAGGTAATTTCTGAAAAAGGGCTCGACCAAACCTCAATTACTGACATTGTTAAACGGGCAGGCGTTGCTCAGGGAACGTTTTATTTGTACTTTCCTTCAAAAAAAGATTTAATTCCTGCCATCGCAGAGGATTTGCTCAGTTTGACACTAGAGAAAATTAAGAGTGAAACAAAACGAATAAATGGCTTTTGGCAGATTATGCGAACACTTATCGATGAAACGTTTGAGTTAACGAAGTCTTACAAAGAGGTTATTATTTTGTGCTACTCTGGCCTTGCCATTGTGCATTCAATGGAAAAATGGGAAACAATCTATACTCCCTACTATGATTGGCTAGAGGAAGTTTTACAGTCAGCCGCCAGCAAGGGAGAAATCATTGCTGACATTGATATCAATTGGACGGCTCGTCTTATTATTAACTTAATTGAGAATGCTGCCGAGCGCTTTTATATCGCTGAAGAAAAAAGAGATTTAGCCGCCTGTAAAGAGGAAACCTTTTCTTTTCTACAGCGCTCCCTTTCCCGCTAA
- a CDS encoding APC family permease has protein sequence MNTNESKLKRTLKLRHILVLGLAYMSPFAVFDTFGIISELTNGHVPASYVLVMIAVLFTVFSYSKMAKIYPSSGSAYTYTRRTINSGLGFLVGWAVLLDYLFLPMINAMFTGIYLSAVFPTVPSWIWVLGMVILITTMNIAGVKIAVSANTLMVIFQALIAAIFIFLTARSIIVGNIGYFSFNPFYSEAMNFSTVFAGASILMLSFLGFDAVTTLSEEAVKPKTDIPRAIFLVAFLGGIFFLAVSYFMQSLFPSVGALVQISPDIEEASPNIALYIGGSLFQAIFLSGALTACIASGLAGQTSASRLLYAMGRDGILFKRVFAYIHPKLATPVLNIVLTGILASSALFLSLHTATSLINFGAFTAFAFVNLSVVFYYFKRNKSHTMRSVFSHVAVPFIGFSLNAYLWYKLDTAAMTLGLFWMAVGFIYLLSATKFFTKAPPEFNFDESAAG, from the coding sequence ATGAATACGAATGAGAGTAAATTGAAAAGGACACTTAAATTAAGGCATATTTTAGTTCTTGGGCTTGCCTACATGTCACCTTTTGCAGTTTTTGATACGTTTGGTATCATTTCTGAACTGACAAATGGCCACGTTCCTGCATCCTATGTGCTTGTTATGATTGCAGTATTGTTCACCGTTTTCAGCTATAGCAAAATGGCCAAGATATATCCTTCCTCCGGCTCGGCGTACACTTATACAAGACGAACAATAAATTCTGGTCTTGGTTTTCTTGTAGGATGGGCGGTTTTGCTTGATTATCTTTTTCTGCCTATGATCAATGCAATGTTTACCGGTATCTACCTTTCGGCTGTGTTTCCAACTGTTCCTTCATGGATTTGGGTTCTTGGAATGGTTATTTTAATTACGACGATGAATATTGCTGGTGTGAAGATCGCGGTTTCTGCTAATACACTTATGGTAATTTTCCAAGCGTTAATCGCTGCTATTTTTATTTTTCTGACAGCACGTTCTATTATTGTAGGGAATATCGGGTACTTTTCGTTTAATCCTTTCTATTCAGAAGCAATGAATTTCTCCACCGTCTTTGCAGGAGCATCGATTTTAATGTTATCGTTTCTAGGATTTGATGCTGTTACTACATTGTCAGAGGAAGCAGTCAAACCAAAAACAGATATTCCCCGAGCCATCTTTCTGGTCGCTTTTCTTGGAGGCATTTTCTTTTTGGCAGTTTCCTACTTTATGCAGAGCTTATTTCCTAGTGTAGGGGCATTGGTGCAAATTTCTCCTGACATAGAGGAAGCCTCTCCAAATATTGCTCTTTATATAGGTGGAAGTCTTTTTCAGGCTATTTTTCTTTCTGGGGCACTTACAGCCTGTATTGCATCCGGTCTGGCTGGACAAACGAGCGCCTCGCGTTTACTGTATGCGATGGGACGGGACGGCATTTTATTTAAAAGAGTTTTTGCTTATATCCACCCCAAGCTGGCAACACCGGTCTTAAATATTGTTTTAACGGGGATTTTAGCGTCTTCAGCATTGTTTCTCAGCTTACACACAGCCACATCGTTAATTAACTTTGGAGCTTTTACGGCTTTTGCATTCGTAAACTTGTCTGTTGTTTTTTACTATTTCAAAAGAAATAAAAGTCATACTATGCGCTCTGTGTTTAGTCATGTTGCTGTTCCTTTTATTGGCTTTTCACTTAATGCTTATTTGTGGTACAAACTGGATACCGCTGCTATGACACTCGGATTATTCTGGATGGCAGTCGGATTTATTTACCTTTTAAGTGCGACTAAATTCTTTACAAAAGCTCCACCGGAATTTAATTTTGATGAATCGGCGGCTGGCTGA
- a CDS encoding NAD(P)/FAD-dependent oxidoreductase, which produces MVQQTDSKQYDAIIVGGGFTGLVAARELSMLGHSVTLLEGRDRLGGRTWTDHQLGSNLEMGGTYVHWYQPHVWTELTRYGLEVYQAPSAQKAYWITGEKVHSGTPQELNSIVKESFERLMSQANKHLPLPHSPLQSSSLRELDGKSVMEYLESFTLAQEEYDFLSSLLATDFNGSPEEGALTQMFRWWAFANGNRYVFADTVSRFKIKTGTRSLINSIAADIDADIQLSVAVASIDHTGDYVEVHTEDGQCYEARAVIVTAPLATLDNIQFRPELSKEKQAFINEKQVSKGVKVWARVRGEMEPFVAYAPSEYPLNSVHLDHTVEGDSIVVGFGPNADRLDPNDRYAIEKALQCWLPDIEVVESAGHNWAADEFSRETWSMLKPNQLTSYIEEMRRRENGVFLAGAAYANGWGGFIDGAIESGITTSRRVSKYIAASKACPSCNL; this is translated from the coding sequence ATGGTTCAGCAAACTGATTCGAAACAATATGACGCTATTATCGTTGGAGGGGGATTTACAGGTTTAGTTGCAGCCCGTGAGCTTAGTATGCTGGGACACAGTGTCACTTTGCTTGAAGGGCGGGATCGTTTAGGAGGGCGTACTTGGACTGATCACCAATTAGGAAGCAATCTCGAAATGGGCGGAACTTACGTTCACTGGTACCAACCTCATGTATGGACTGAGCTGACCCGTTACGGCCTTGAAGTGTACCAAGCTCCATCTGCTCAGAAAGCGTATTGGATTACGGGGGAGAAGGTACACTCAGGAACTCCTCAAGAGTTGAACTCTATAGTAAAAGAAAGCTTTGAGCGTTTGATGAGCCAAGCGAACAAACATCTTCCTCTTCCTCACAGTCCCTTACAATCTTCTTCTTTGCGAGAGTTAGATGGAAAATCAGTGATGGAATACCTGGAGAGTTTTACTCTAGCACAGGAGGAATATGACTTTTTAAGCAGCTTGTTAGCAACTGATTTTAATGGGTCACCGGAAGAGGGAGCCCTTACCCAGATGTTTCGCTGGTGGGCTTTTGCCAATGGAAATCGTTATGTCTTTGCTGATACGGTCTCAAGATTCAAAATAAAAACAGGAACCCGCTCACTTATCAATTCGATCGCAGCTGATATTGATGCAGACATACAGCTATCTGTAGCTGTTGCTTCTATAGACCACACAGGTGATTATGTGGAAGTTCATACAGAAGATGGCCAGTGTTATGAGGCGAGAGCGGTTATTGTTACTGCTCCATTAGCGACATTAGATAACATTCAATTTAGACCGGAACTATCGAAAGAAAAACAAGCTTTTATAAACGAAAAGCAAGTCTCAAAAGGAGTTAAAGTCTGGGCACGCGTGAGAGGAGAGATGGAACCTTTTGTTGCTTATGCCCCTTCAGAGTATCCTCTTAACTCCGTTCATCTGGATCATACAGTTGAAGGTGACAGCATTGTAGTTGGATTCGGCCCTAATGCTGATCGCTTAGATCCTAATGATCGATATGCAATAGAGAAGGCATTGCAATGCTGGCTCCCTGATATAGAAGTGGTTGAAAGCGCGGGCCATAATTGGGCAGCGGACGAATTCTCCCGGGAAACCTGGTCGATGCTGAAGCCAAACCAATTAACCTCTTATATTGAAGAAATGAGACGCCGGGAAAACGGGGTATTTTTAGCAGGTGCAGCCTATGCAAATGGATGGGGAGGATTTATTGATGGAGCGATTGAAAGCGGCATTACTACAAGCAGAAGAGTAAGTAAATATATTGCTGCAAGCAAAGCTTGTCCATCCTGCAATTTGTAA
- a CDS encoding multidrug efflux SMR transporter: MSWVFLVLAGFEEVIATIAMKYVNGTKRKWPIAVMVIGFIFSFYCLSRAMTDLSAGVAYAVWTGIGTVGITLVSIIWFKEKLNKFQLLSLLFIMLGVAGLKFTS, encoded by the coding sequence ATGAGTTGGGTCTTTTTAGTTCTAGCTGGCTTTGAAGAAGTCATTGCAACGATTGCAATGAAATATGTAAATGGCACAAAGAGAAAGTGGCCGATTGCTGTCATGGTGATTGGCTTTATCTTCTCCTTCTATTGTTTATCAAGAGCGATGACAGATCTTTCTGCAGGGGTTGCTTACGCTGTCTGGACCGGTATTGGTACAGTCGGTATTACCCTCGTCAGCATTATTTGGTTTAAAGAGAAATTGAATAAATTTCAACTTCTCTCGCTTCTATTTATTATGCTGGGTGTAGCCGGATTGAAATTTACTTCTTAA
- a CDS encoding SMR family transporter yields MSWFIVLIAGLLEIVWATGLKHADSLTDWAVITVLIATSFLLLIRSYKTIPLAAAYTVFVGIGTAGTYFMGIYLGEPFSLIQLIFVVLLLSGVAGMKLSTSTQKDQSRGEYQ; encoded by the coding sequence TTGAGTTGGTTTATTGTATTAATTGCAGGTCTATTGGAAATCGTATGGGCGACAGGTTTGAAGCATGCCGATTCTCTAACGGATTGGGCAGTCATCACCGTGCTGATTGCTACTAGCTTCCTTCTGCTCATTCGTTCATATAAAACGATCCCGCTGGCCGCTGCCTACACTGTCTTTGTCGGCATTGGTACAGCAGGCACGTATTTTATGGGAATTTATTTAGGAGAACCGTTCTCCCTCATCCAGTTAATATTCGTTGTCTTGCTGCTTTCGGGAGTAGCGGGTATGAAATTATCCACATCAACACAGAAAGACCAAAGTCGAGGTGAATATCAATGA
- a CDS encoding LysR family transcriptional regulator gives MDINRLRYFVAVVEAQGVSAAALKLNISQPSLSIMIKKLEEELGVLLFKRENKRLILTDVGNLLYKRAKNVITSVDDMLVEVNEASRGMRGEIKVGCSTAANLIIIPKIVENMQKTAPNVTVHVIEGNTKYISEQLLSNQLDAAIVRTTFSEEIFETYSIITEPIVACLHSEHPFARKDRLHLKDFAEENFLLNTTTTGSGLSDYIIKMCKQVGFTPKVKYWGTQGLPMVILASKGVGVTFLPNSYKYLPFSGGLPVFKDIESPSLTSSLELITLRGRFRSATTEHFLQQVVQISKELNASVNPNYLMNNFI, from the coding sequence ATGGATATTAACCGGCTTAGATACTTTGTGGCAGTTGTGGAAGCTCAAGGAGTTTCTGCTGCTGCTCTAAAGTTAAATATTTCTCAGCCCTCTTTAAGCATTATGATTAAGAAGCTTGAGGAGGAGCTGGGTGTTTTGCTTTTTAAAAGAGAAAACAAAAGGCTGATACTCACTGATGTAGGAAATCTACTCTATAAAAGAGCCAAAAATGTTATTACCTCAGTCGACGATATGCTCGTTGAAGTAAATGAAGCTTCTAGAGGAATGCGCGGGGAAATCAAAGTAGGCTGTTCCACAGCGGCAAATTTGATTATTATCCCGAAAATAGTTGAAAATATGCAGAAGACTGCTCCTAATGTTACAGTCCATGTCATTGAAGGAAACACTAAATATATATCAGAGCAATTGCTGTCTAATCAGTTGGATGCAGCTATTGTTCGAACTACTTTTTCAGAAGAAATTTTTGAGACATATTCTATTATTACTGAACCTATAGTAGCTTGCCTTCACAGCGAACACCCTTTTGCTAGAAAAGACCGACTGCATTTAAAAGATTTTGCTGAAGAGAACTTTTTGCTAAACACTACTACTACCGGCTCTGGCTTGTCTGACTACATCATTAAGATGTGTAAACAAGTAGGATTTACCCCAAAAGTAAAGTATTGGGGAACCCAAGGGCTACCTATGGTAATTCTGGCCAGCAAAGGAGTTGGTGTAACCTTTTTACCGAATTCTTACAAATACCTTCCATTCAGCGGGGGATTACCTGTATTTAAAGATATTGAATCTCCCTCTTTAACATCCAGTTTAGAGCTTATTACTTTAAGAGGCAGATTTAGAAGTGCAACTACTGAGCATTTTCTTCAGCAAGTAGTTCAAATTTCTAAAGAACTTAATGCGAGCGTGAATCCAAACTATCTAATGAATAATTTCATATAA
- a CDS encoding putrescine aminotransferase, whose translation MSTKTELKNNEQMAQVNDYIKQVLDMIEKQEVTAEEAQWVTKETVDNFRDHVNPGFLAYRKTVTEGGQFAAVEWSDEGSCFTDINGKKYIDCLGGFGIYNVGHRHPKVVKAVTDQLNRQALHSQDLLDPLRAMLAKILADITPGDLQYSFFTNSGTESVEAALKLAKMYSDRSTIISTTRSFHGKSLGSLSGTAKGVFRKPFLPLIPGFRHVPYGDIDMMRKTFESCALVGEDVGAVILEPIQGEGGIIIPPAGYLKQVRELCDEYDVVLIFDEVQTGMGRTGKMFAAELYEVTPDIICLAKAFGGGVMPAGAVVANEKVFKNLFDNPFMHTTTFGGNPLACAAAIATIGVLIEENLPERAAEVGEYFLKGLKEAAAEHGDKVLEIRGQGLMIGIEFHKDEIGYEVSKGMFDHGILVAGTLVNSKTIRIEPPLTISYEEVDTVINTFKEVLAQVAVQ comes from the coding sequence ATGAGTACAAAAACAGAATTGAAAAACAACGAGCAAATGGCACAAGTGAACGATTATATTAAACAAGTACTTGATATGATCGAAAAACAAGAGGTAACAGCAGAAGAAGCACAATGGGTAACAAAAGAAACAGTTGATAACTTCCGTGACCACGTCAACCCAGGCTTCCTTGCTTATCGTAAAACAGTAACAGAAGGTGGACAATTCGCAGCAGTTGAATGGTCTGACGAAGGTTCTTGTTTTACTGATATCAACGGCAAGAAGTACATTGACTGTCTTGGCGGCTTCGGTATTTATAACGTTGGCCATCGCCATCCAAAAGTTGTTAAAGCTGTAACAGATCAATTAAACCGTCAAGCTCTTCACAGCCAGGATTTACTTGATCCGCTTCGTGCGATGCTTGCTAAAATTTTAGCAGACATTACACCTGGCGATTTGCAATATTCTTTCTTTACAAACAGTGGAACAGAAAGCGTTGAAGCAGCATTGAAGTTGGCAAAAATGTACAGCGACCGCTCTACGATCATTTCAACAACACGCTCTTTCCACGGAAAAAGCTTAGGATCGCTTTCCGGTACTGCTAAAGGGGTATTCCGCAAGCCATTCCTTCCATTGATTCCTGGATTCCGTCATGTGCCATACGGTGACATCGACATGATGAGAAAGACGTTTGAATCTTGTGCCCTTGTTGGCGAAGATGTAGGCGCAGTAATCTTGGAACCAATTCAAGGTGAAGGTGGTATCATTATTCCTCCTGCCGGTTACTTGAAACAAGTAAGAGAATTGTGTGACGAGTATGATGTTGTCTTAATTTTTGATGAAGTGCAAACTGGTATGGGTCGTACAGGAAAAATGTTCGCAGCTGAGTTATACGAAGTAACGCCTGACATCATCTGTCTTGCAAAAGCATTTGGCGGCGGTGTAATGCCAGCTGGAGCAGTTGTTGCAAACGAAAAAGTATTCAAAAACTTATTCGACAACCCATTCATGCATACAACAACATTCGGCGGTAACCCACTTGCTTGTGCGGCAGCGATCGCTACAATTGGCGTACTAATCGAAGAAAATCTTCCAGAAAGAGCAGCTGAAGTCGGCGAGTACTTCTTGAAAGGCTTGAAAGAAGCTGCTGCTGAGCATGGAGATAAAGTGTTAGAAATTCGCGGCCAAGGCTTAATGATCGGTATCGAGTTCCATAAAGATGAAATCGGCTATGAAGTATCAAAAGGCATGTTTGACCATGGCATCCTTGTAGCTGGTACACTAGTTAACTCAAAAACTATCCGTATCGAGCCGCCATTGACAATTAGCTATGAAGAAGTAGACACAGTAATCAATACATTTAAAGAAGTATTGGCTCAAGTAGCTGTACAATAA
- a CDS encoding GNAT family N-acetyltransferase, producing MSKSKLESEITVHNIGYEDIDEVVNLSQIVFGPRIAYRREQLESQLEIFPEGQTCIKYKEKIVGSCSSVIVNFDEYGVQHSFKEISDEGFIQNHNPNGINLYGIDVTVHPDYRQMKIGRRLYETRRNICRQFNLRSIMFGGRIPHYYKYADKMPVDKYVECVIQGSIYDPVLTFQLRNGFTVKTIMKNYIPEDEASLKYGILMEWLNDHYTPRN from the coding sequence ATGTCAAAGTCTAAATTGGAATCAGAAATAACTGTTCATAATATTGGATACGAAGATATAGATGAGGTGGTAAACCTGTCCCAGATAGTATTTGGACCGAGAATAGCATATAGGCGGGAGCAATTGGAAAGCCAATTGGAGATTTTCCCTGAAGGGCAAACCTGTATTAAATATAAAGAAAAAATCGTAGGCTCTTGTTCAAGTGTGATTGTTAACTTTGATGAATATGGAGTGCAGCATTCCTTTAAAGAAATATCAGATGAAGGATTTATTCAAAATCATAATCCGAATGGGATAAATTTATATGGAATTGACGTTACCGTTCACCCCGATTACCGTCAAATGAAGATTGGAAGGCGATTATACGAAACACGCAGAAATATTTGTCGGCAGTTTAATCTAAGAAGTATTATGTTTGGAGGCCGAATTCCTCACTATTACAAATACGCTGATAAAATGCCTGTAGATAAATATGTTGAATGCGTGATCCAAGGAAGTATTTACGATCCTGTACTCACATTCCAGCTGAGAAATGGCTTTACTGTAAAAACCATCATGAAAAATTATATTCCTGAAGACGAGGCTTCTTTAAAGTATGGAATATTAATGGAATGGTTAAATGACCATTATACTCCGCGTAATTAA
- a CDS encoding XRE family transcriptional regulator, with product MEIGKKIKNLRLKKGLTQEELGERTDLSKGYISQLERDLSSPSIETLFHLLEVLGCSPKDFFDEDKREQKVVYGEEDQTEYLDEERGYEIQWLVPESNEKEMEPIKLILQKDGEFKRFEPSLAETFGYVMSGRIKVLLGNQEYVAEAGEAIYFHSSEEHQIINDFDGPSELIMTVTKSYL from the coding sequence ATGGAAATTGGGAAGAAAATTAAAAATTTAAGGTTGAAAAAGGGATTGACACAAGAAGAACTTGGAGAAAGAACAGATTTGAGCAAGGGGTATATTTCCCAATTGGAACGGGATTTAAGCTCACCTTCCATAGAAACACTCTTTCACTTGCTGGAAGTGTTAGGATGCTCTCCGAAAGACTTTTTTGATGAGGATAAGCGAGAACAGAAGGTTGTCTATGGAGAAGAAGATCAAACAGAGTATCTTGATGAGGAAAGAGGATATGAAATCCAGTGGCTGGTGCCTGAATCGAATGAAAAAGAGATGGAGCCGATTAAGCTGATTCTTCAAAAAGATGGAGAATTTAAGCGATTCGAACCATCACTGGCCGAAACATTTGGTTACGTGATGAGTGGCCGCATCAAAGTGCTGCTAGGCAATCAGGAATATGTGGCCGAGGCAGGAGAAGCGATTTATTTCCATTCATCCGAAGAGCATCAGATTATTAATGATTTTGATGGCCCATCTGAACTCATTATGACAGTGACAAAGTCTTACTTATAA
- a CDS encoding ArgE/DapE family deacylase gives MNIYREKIEQYIDKNQEQLIEHIRNVVKIKSVIGDEEEMQEYMKRIYQEIGLEIHEVTPNYHKLANHEAFVDSGIPFEKRKNIIGLYNGTGDGRSLTLHGHVDVVSPNPLEKWTKPPWDGKIEGNKLYGRGSADMKGGLIANWFALKTLIDLNIQLKGTVQLHSVIEEEAGGGGGALACLEAGYITDGYISTEPHNLNVTIAHAGILYFRIKVIGKTAHAGLAHEGVNAIGKIYKIYDAMEALNQKRAKEIHFELFNKGSGQSVHLNQGTLHAGDWVSNVAGHAVLECRIGFIPGESRKDIKKLIHETIEKVMREDEWMQQNPPEIEWFGWSTEPWYQDPEDEFVQSFVQTASSILGKPTKIIGRASGNDARFTQYYNKPGICFGPRGSNIHGPDEFVELDSVVKVAKVLANYIVEWTSSPQLKKADQKPVLK, from the coding sequence ATGAACATTTACCGAGAAAAGATCGAGCAATATATAGACAAAAATCAAGAACAATTAATAGAACACATACGCAATGTTGTGAAAATAAAGAGTGTCATTGGCGATGAGGAAGAAATGCAAGAATATATGAAGAGAATTTATCAAGAAATTGGATTGGAAATACATGAAGTGACTCCTAATTATCACAAGCTTGCAAACCATGAAGCGTTTGTTGATTCTGGCATTCCGTTTGAAAAACGAAAAAATATCATCGGTTTGTATAATGGTACAGGTGATGGAAGATCACTTACATTACACGGCCACGTAGATGTTGTTTCACCCAACCCTTTAGAAAAGTGGACGAAGCCACCCTGGGATGGAAAGATAGAAGGAAATAAGCTTTACGGGCGTGGATCGGCGGACATGAAGGGCGGATTGATTGCTAATTGGTTCGCTTTAAAAACACTGATAGATTTGAACATACAGTTAAAAGGAACGGTTCAGCTTCATAGTGTGATTGAAGAAGAAGCAGGAGGCGGAGGCGGAGCGCTTGCGTGTTTAGAGGCCGGATATATAACAGACGGTTATATTTCAACGGAACCCCACAATTTAAATGTAACGATAGCACATGCTGGAATTTTGTATTTCAGAATAAAGGTCATTGGCAAGACGGCTCATGCAGGCTTAGCCCACGAAGGCGTGAACGCTATAGGCAAGATATACAAAATTTATGATGCTATGGAGGCACTTAACCAGAAAAGAGCGAAGGAAATACATTTTGAGCTGTTTAATAAAGGCTCCGGCCAGTCGGTTCATTTGAATCAGGGAACACTTCATGCAGGCGATTGGGTTTCCAATGTAGCGGGACACGCAGTCTTAGAGTGTCGGATTGGGTTTATTCCTGGTGAGAGCCGGAAAGACATTAAAAAGCTAATACATGAAACGATTGAGAAAGTGATGAGAGAGGATGAATGGATGCAGCAGAATCCACCCGAAATCGAATGGTTTGGCTGGTCAACAGAGCCTTGGTATCAAGACCCGGAGGATGAGTTTGTCCAATCATTTGTCCAGACAGCTTCTAGCATTTTAGGGAAGCCAACGAAAATCATTGGCCGGGCCTCCGGGAACGATGCCCGTTTTACTCAGTATTACAACAAGCCGGGCATATGCTTTGGACCAAGGGGGAGTAACATACATGGTCCGGATGAATTTGTTGAATTGGATAGTGTCGTTAAAGTTGCTAAAGTGTTGGCGAATTATATTGTTGAATGGACGAGCAGCCCTCAGCTAAAAAAAGCCGACCAAAAGCCAGTTTTAAAGTAG
- a CDS encoding aldehyde dehydrogenase family protein, whose amino-acid sequence MLETQAVKTLDLKMYINGEWTNSSDNKTREVFNPATGEVIAHAAEGTVADARAAIAAAREAFESGVWSDLPTVERAAYLLKIADKIDEKAEELTALETMNNGKPLREAEGDMADAAACFRYYAGMITQPDGETYHVADPMQAMVVREPVGVCGLIVPWNYPMLMSVWKIAPALAAGNTVVYKPSEVTPVTPTKLMEIIEEVGVPKGVINMVHGAGPVVGNEIASHKDVDMVSFTGGTKTGKHIMKTAADTMKKVSLELGGKSPNIIFADADFEVAVDYALFGIYSGSGQVCSSGSRILVEESIYDKFIERFTERAKKIQVGNGADPETEMGPLVSQQHMEKVLSYIEIGKEEGARLLFGGERLTENGLDKGFFVAPTAFADTTQDMRIVQEEIFGPVVAIQKFKDEAEAIRLANDTDYGLAGAVFTIDGAKALRVIKKLRAGITWINSYHPTYNEAPWGGYKQSGIGRSLGTYGLDEFQEIKQININLEVEPVGWFKN is encoded by the coding sequence ATGTTAGAAACGCAGGCTGTAAAAACTCTTGATTTGAAAATGTACATTAATGGGGAATGGACAAACTCCAGTGACAATAAAACACGTGAAGTATTCAATCCAGCTACTGGTGAAGTAATCGCTCATGCGGCTGAAGGTACTGTCGCAGACGCCAGAGCAGCTATTGCTGCTGCCAGGGAAGCATTTGAAAGCGGTGTCTGGTCAGATCTTCCGACTGTTGAACGCGCTGCATACTTATTGAAAATTGCAGACAAAATCGACGAAAAAGCAGAAGAGCTGACAGCACTAGAAACAATGAATAATGGTAAGCCACTTCGCGAAGCAGAAGGTGACATGGCAGATGCTGCAGCTTGTTTCCGTTACTATGCCGGTATGATCACTCAACCGGACGGCGAAACGTACCATGTAGCGGACCCAATGCAAGCGATGGTTGTGAGAGAGCCAGTTGGCGTATGCGGATTAATTGTTCCTTGGAATTACCCAATGCTTATGAGTGTTTGGAAAATCGCTCCGGCGTTAGCAGCAGGAAACACAGTTGTTTATAAACCTTCTGAAGTAACACCGGTTACACCGACAAAATTAATGGAAATTATCGAAGAAGTAGGCGTGCCAAAAGGCGTTATCAATATGGTACACGGCGCGGGCCCTGTTGTTGGAAATGAAATTGCTTCTCATAAGGATGTAGACATGGTGTCTTTCACTGGCGGTACAAAAACAGGAAAACACATCATGAAAACAGCTGCCGATACGATGAAGAAAGTTTCCTTGGAACTTGGCGGAAAATCACCAAATATCATTTTTGCTGATGCTGATTTCGAAGTGGCAGTAGATTACGCATTGTTCGGTATTTATTCCGGATCAGGCCAAGTATGTTCATCCGGTTCAAGAATTCTTGTAGAAGAAAGCATCTATGATAAATTCATCGAGCGTTTCACAGAGCGCGCGAAAAAAATTCAAGTGGGCAATGGAGCAGACCCAGAAACAGAAATGGGACCGCTTGTCAGCCAGCAGCACATGGAAAAAGTATTAAGCTACATTGAAATCGGTAAAGAAGAAGGAGCTCGCTTGTTATTCGGCGGAGAGCGCTTAACAGAGAACGGACTGGATAAAGGCTTCTTCGTAGCTCCAACGGCGTTTGCTGATACAACACAAGACATGAGAATCGTTCAAGAAGAAATTTTTGGGCCGGTAGTAGCGATTCAAAAATTCAAAGATGAAGCAGAAGCTATCCGCTTAGCCAACGATACGGATTATGGTTTAGCAGGTGCTGTATTTACTATTGATGGAGCGAAAGCACTTCGCGTGATCAAGAAATTGCGTGCGGGTATTACATGGATCAACTCCTACCATCCAACTTACAACGAAGCTCCTTGGGGCGGTTATAAGCAAAGTGGTATCGGCCGCAGCTTAGGAACATACGGATTGGATGAATTCCAAGAAATTAAACAAATCAACATCAACTTAGAAGTAGAACCAGTAGGCTGGTTTAAAAACTAA